A DNA window from Choristoneura fumiferana chromosome 24, NRCan_CFum_1, whole genome shotgun sequence contains the following coding sequences:
- the LOC141441820 gene encoding G patch domain-containing protein 1 homolog, producing MSDSDSDEENAISYGTPLDPYEEDEIPSKRKFQQQPDQFAVDAHGRRRFHGAFTGGFSAGFGNTVGTAEGWTPATFKSSRGDKAQIASQRAEDFMDEEDRSEYGIAPQHMQTQSEFSGRKRPAQHRYHDGPIPGEPVLEQLLRPVHETAAVRMLRAMGWRAGQGVGGRQTRAQKKASGDQHKVYGCYMPEELRPAVEVNSDSSDSEFEYETLFAPDDYDPYVLQRKSDRFGLGYSGLSRHSVLGSLAGEYGQGSSKSHLVMKDKGRKVSIRGQAFGVGALEADDEDIYATEDMSHYDFSLGGAAPDKPKAKGKQEVNVLEGFVRASKPLPAVPSYAPPALPRDYTPLAAGARRTRFEPTAALPRDQGLGRHELTAEARGSLLGEAPTPKAIVPTEPPEDPIAKILGRNVNFATDKIEIIDMTKSANEKNTDDFISIKDSGKEVTKVFKPFVSNPAKQARYEKYLRDKDSVVEREEDMDRLTAWERDREMAEFEQAAKLYKPLSGVMGDRFTHASEPDDALNPLTAVSKSSSNHGLASKEQIDAAKAGAYGVMTRRETPWRPEGLVCKRFNVPELGTRPESKNEDKPKISYSIFNYLETSVHDKESFTKEQSHFSGSKSLNRETISNDKNNSKKSTNDKTTINEKSNNPQPGTSATSDTGFNKRLTVAELFLKESEDALKDKETVAVTETINKFDKMDLYKSIFLSDEEDDSALTNEVPSKNDNASVFDFIDAPKNVERNLSPPRGIFANIDFDEINSWKRNAEKKAEEKSDAEKKQITNKPVDNNAEMDNEAFIYGPKIPDNLQKRLEELPEKEKIEKPVYRSKSEREVVEVSSSSSDSWVEAKEVKSKKKKKKNKKQKKQKKSKHKKKDK from the exons ATGAGTGATTCTGATTCCGACGAAGAAAATGCTATTAGTTATGGGACTCCTTTGGATCCATATGAGGAAG ATGAGATCCCGTCAAAGCGCAAGTTCCAGCAGCAGCCCGACCAGTTCGCGGTGGACGCGCACGGGCGGCGGCGCTTCCACGGCGCCTTCACCGGGGGCTTCTCTGCGGGCTTCGGGAACACTGTAGGGACTGCGGAGGGATGGACGCCAGCCACGTTCAAGAGTTCCAGGGGGGACAAGGCGCAGATTGCT AGCCAGCGTGCAGAAGACTTCATGGATGAGGAGGACCGCAGCGAGTATGGGATTGCTCCACAGCACATGCAGACACAGAGCGAGTTCTCCGGTAGAAAGCGGCCAGCGCAACATCGGTATCATGATGGGCCTATACCTG gCGAGCCAGTGCTAGAGCAGTTACTCCGTCCAGTGCACGAGACAGCAGCAGTCCGCATGCTGCGGGCCATGGGCTGGCGGGCGGGGCAGGGGGTGGGGGGCCGCCAGACCAGAGCCCAGAAGAAGGCCAGCGGAGACCAGCACAAAGTGTATGGGTGCTATATGCCAGAGGAACTGAGACCG GCAGTTGAAGTAAATTCCGACAGCTCAGATTCAGAGTTCGAATACGAGACACTTTTCGCGCCAGACGACTATGACCCTTACGTGCTACAGCGTAAGAGCGACCGGTTCGGCTTGGGCTATTCGGGGTTGAGTCGACATTCTGTACTGGGTAGTTTGGCGGGGGAGTACGGGCAGGGGAGTTCGAAAAGCCATTTGGTTATGAAGGATAAAGGGAGGAAG GTGTCGATCCGCGGGCAGGCCTTCGGGGTCGGAGCCCTGGAGGCCGACGACGAAGATATCTACGCAACCGAGGACATGTCGCATTACGACTTCTCGCTGGGCGGCGCTGCGCCAGACAAACCGAAGGCTAAGGGCAAACAGGAGGTCAAT GTGCTAGAAGGCTTCGTGCGAGCCAGCAAGCCTTTGCCAGCGGTGCCGTCGTACGCGCCGCCGGCACTGCCTCGCGATTACACTCCACTGGCGGCCGGCGCGCGGCGCACGCGCTTCGAACCAACCGCGGCACTGCCACGGGACCAGG gCTTAGGTCGCCATGAGTTAACAGCCGAAGCAAGGGGCTCCCTTTTAGGGGAAGCCCCCACGCCCAAAGCAATCGTACCAACTGAGCCACCGGAAGACCCTATAGCAAAAATCCTCGGCAGAAATGTCAACTTCGCCACAGATAAAATAGAAATCATAGATATGACCAAAAGTGCTAATGAAAAAAACACAGatgattttatttcaataaaggaCTCTGGAAAAGAAGTTACTAAAGTTTTTAAGCCTTTTGTCAGTAATCCGGCTAAGCAGGCGAGGTATGAGAAGTATTTGCGGGATAAAGACAGCGTGGTAGAGAGAGAAGAGGATATGGACAGGCTGACTGCGTGGGAAAGGGACAGGGAGATGGCCGAGTTCGAACAAGCCGCTAAATTGTATAAGCCGCTTTCTGGTGTTATGGGTGACAG GTTCACACACGCATCGGAGCCCGACGACGCTCTCAACCCCCTTACCGCTGTGTCCAAGAGTTCCTCGAACCACGGCTTGGCGTCCAAAGAGCAGATCGACGCGGCCAAGGCTGGCGCTTACGGGGTCATGACGCGGAGAGAGACGCCTTGGAGGCCCGAGGGCTTGGTGTGCAAGAGGTTCAATGTGCCAGAGCTTGGGACTCG aCCAGAATCGAAAAACGAAGACAAACCCAAGATATCCTACTCCATATTCAATTATTTAGAAACTTCCGTCCACGATAAAGAGAGCTTTACAAAAGAGCAAAGTCATTTCAGCGGTTCCAAATCATTAAATAGAGAAACCATCAGtaatgataaaaacaattcGAAGAAATCAACAAATGATAAAACTACAATCAATGAGAAAAGCAATAATCCCCAACCTGGTACAAGTGCTACTAGTGACACTGGTTTTAATAAAAGATTAACAGTAGCCGAACTGTTTTTGAAAGAATCTGAAGACGCTCTTAAAGATAAAGAAACTGTAGCAGTAAcagaaactataaataaatttgacaAAATGGATCTCTACAAATCTATTTTTCTGAGTGACGAAGAAGACGATAGTGCTCTGACTAATGAAGTTCCATCCAAAAATGATAACGCCAGCGTTTTTGATTTCATTGATGCTCCTAAGAACGTTGAAAGGAACCTTTCTCCGCCTCGTGGTATATTTGCTAAtatagattttgatgaaatcaatTCATGGAAAAGGAATGCTGAAAAAAAGGCTGAAGAAAAGTCTGACGctgaaaagaaacaaataacaaataaaccTGTAGACAATAATGCTGAAATGGACAATGAAGCTTTTATATATGGTCCTAAAATTCCAgataatttacagaaaagatTGGAAGAATTACCTGAGAAAGAGAAAATAGAGAAGCCTGTGTACAGAAGTAAGAGTGAAAGAGAAGTTGTAGAAGTATCTTCATCGAGTTCTGATTCATGGGTAGAGGCAAAAGAAGTGAAAtccaaaaagaagaaaaagaaaaataaaaagcaaaaaaagcaGAAGAAGTCTAAACATAAGAAAAAGGATAAATAG
- the LOC141441822 gene encoding divergent protein kinase domain 2A-like, protein MGDKMFKRVMLRRRFCKRFFIALIAFTASFYISVLLFGDLKTPVVMHLTDLNRCPACYGVSVCPELYSNQILLESGPSWSRMFNAKNVYYGFTKSNRRVVLKKLAQTWELQEFDTKLCKSWQLKQDCKPIDLLNMSKIDEKIMSIVHYNFSWPDTEPRKGLVVCPYAYSILDFMKPMLAKQSKSDLINIWTVLSVNPEPLILQVIPKARGWPVPAYGGVCGRLEIVAHEGEPLSSLLHVVWHRKLKYAKKILDAAMDFTFKHERYRFYLMDWSLDNIVANEKDDITFIDLEDVIILDKHISPKKDLPHWYQRYSKESMGPGFIFSIENMCKHHLSDHNLWAACYILAGDETPLLYPIPKDVHTYRPYLDKLLKACLNDEDRFRGIVKLQHVVNEMLLDEKIVGSQAVVR, encoded by the exons atggGGGATAAAATGTTCAAAAGGGTTATGCTACGGCGGCGGTTCTGCAAACGATTTTTTATTGCGCTCATTGCGTTCACAGCTTCCTTCTACATTTCGGTGCTGTTGTTCGGCGATTTAAAGACGCCTGTGGTTATGCACTTGACTGATTTAAACCGTTGCCCAGCGTGCTATGGAGTCTCCGTGTGTCCGGAGCTGTATTCTAATCAGATACTTCTCGAAAGCGGGCCCAGTTGGTCACGAATGTTCAATGCTAAGAACGTGTATTACGGTTTTACAAAATCAAACCGTAGGGTTGTTTTGAAGAAGTTAGCGCAGACTTGGGAGCTTCAGGAATTCGACACTAAATTGTGTAAGAGTTGGCAGTTAAAACAGGATTGTAAGCCGATAGATTTGTTGAATATGAGTAAAATTGATGAGAAAATAATGAGTATAGTGCATTATAACTTCAGTTGGCCAGATACGGAGCCTAGAAAAGGCCTAGTGGTGTGTCCGTATGCATACAGTATTTTGGATTTTATGAAGCCAATGCTAGCCAAGCAGTCTAAGTCTGATCTTATAAATATTTGGACTGTTCTGAGTGTAAATCCTGAGCCATTGATATTGCAG GTGATACCGAAAGCCCGTGGCTGGCCGGTCCCTGCTTACGGTGGTGTGTGTGGGAGGCTGGAGATTGTGGCACATGAGGGGGAGCCTCTGTCCTCACTGCTGCATGTCGTCTGGCATCGGAAACTCAAGTACGCTAAGAAGATACTTGATGCTGCCATGGATTTCACTTTTAAACATGAAAG ATATCGTTTCTACCTCATGGATTGGTCACTTGACAACATTGTAGCCAACGAAAAGGATGACATCACATTCATAGATTTGGAAGATGTAATAATCTTGGACAAACACATTTCACCCAAAAAAGACCTACCGCATTGGTACCAACGCTACAGCAAAGAGTCTATGGGTCCAGGGTTTATATTCTCTATAGAAAACATGTGTAAACACCATCTTAGCGACCACAACCTTTGGGCTGCATGCTACATTTTAGCTGGTGATGAAACTCCTCTACTATACCCTATACCTAAAGATGTTCATACTTATAGACCATACTTAGACAAGTTGCTAAAAGCATGTCTTAATGATGAAGACAGGTTTCGTGGTATTGTTAAATTGCAACATGTTGTGAATGAAATGTTGTTGGATGAAAAAATTGTTGGTTCCCAGGCAGTGGTTAGATGA